From one Bradyrhizobium sp. Ash2021 genomic stretch:
- a CDS encoding SDR family oxidoreductase, translated as MSTSVAIVTGASQGIGRSTAIRLARDFSSIVLAARDRPNLDKTAEAVKAAGAEPLVTDIDLSEIAAAKSIVDQTLSAFGRIDALLNIAGAVPQIDLFEMTDAQWDGGLALKLHGARRLTIAAWPALRQAKGSVVLMSGNSALFPKAPYAAVGTINAAIVALAKAFSDRGIADGVQVNSVLPGPVMTGRRRSYLAHWAPLHNMTVEEATAKFPQEAGIARYGEPEEIAELMAFLVSPGARWMTGSTLRMDGGEVKSV; from the coding sequence ATGTCGACATCCGTAGCGATCGTCACGGGCGCGAGCCAGGGCATCGGCCGTTCCACCGCCATCCGACTCGCACGTGACTTTTCGTCGATCGTGCTCGCCGCGCGCGACCGTCCCAATCTCGACAAGACGGCCGAGGCGGTGAAGGCGGCCGGCGCCGAACCGCTCGTCACCGATATCGATCTTTCCGAGATAGCGGCCGCGAAAAGCATCGTCGATCAGACGCTCTCCGCATTCGGCCGGATCGATGCGCTGCTCAACATCGCCGGCGCGGTGCCGCAGATCGATCTCTTCGAGATGACCGACGCGCAATGGGATGGCGGCCTTGCGCTCAAGCTGCACGGCGCCCGCCGGCTGACGATCGCGGCATGGCCGGCGTTGAGGCAAGCCAAGGGTTCGGTCGTGCTGATGTCGGGGAATTCGGCGCTGTTCCCCAAGGCGCCGTACGCGGCCGTGGGCACGATCAACGCGGCGATCGTGGCGCTCGCCAAGGCTTTTTCGGATCGCGGCATCGCCGACGGGGTCCAGGTCAACAGTGTTCTGCCCGGCCCTGTCATGACCGGCCGGCGGCGTTCCTACCTCGCGCATTGGGCGCCGCTGCACAACATGACCGTGGAGGAGGCGACCGCGAAATTCCCGCAGGAAGCCGGCATCGCACGCTATGGCGAGCCGGAGGAGATCGCCGAACTGATGGCCTTTCTGGTATCGCCGGGCGCCCGCTGGATGACCGGCTCGACGCTGCGGATGGATGG